Below is a window of Rhodamnia argentea isolate NSW1041297 chromosome 11, ASM2092103v1, whole genome shotgun sequence DNA.
GATAACTAATTAACATCGCATAATACAAAGCAGTACTCAATGTAGATGACAGTGCATATACAATAAAGCGCCAACAACAGAGAGAAAAACAAGTCACAAAATAATTGCGGATCTAAAGTAACCATCTAACATCTAAAAGTCCTTACGAAAAAGGATCGGGCATTAATGGAGCCAAAGCAAGCTGTAAAACGAGAGGCGATCTGAAAATTCCCATTGTAGTTGGAAATTCAATGCTCGATAATGTAAAGATCCTACGACTAATTCTGGCATGGAATAAGGATGCTATAGTTCTCCCTCACCTGTATTTCAACAAGTGCATTAAGATATGTGCCTTAATCACACCATTGATATGTTGCTTCCGTTACAGTTTATATCCTTGAAAGTTTCCAGTAGTTATGAAACCCGTAGGCAGAATCCGACCTCATAGCATTCCAACAAAAGTGCAAAAACTCTCGGTGCTGATTCTTATAGTCCCTTCAGATTATGAGATTTTCACATTCAATATGTTAATTGAAAAGGGAATGCGCGTCGCTTGCAATGTAACACAAACCTCAAACCAACCAAGAACATACTAACATACTGCTAGACCATTGAGGGTGAGGAAATTAGAGATGCAGTAAATGCAAGATTGGATAGATTGTTTATGGAAATGTTGTTGAACTGTTTTCGCCATACGGCGTTCAAGTGTCTGTCTGGTAGTGGGTGGGCAAGGCTGGTTGCTTTTCCAGGGAGATTTATGGGAGtgttaattgagaaaaatatcagAGTAAATTGCAGATAGTTGATGATTAAATCGGAATCAaagttttgaccaaaaagaaaaaaccggaATCAAAGCCACTCTTCCTGTTCACATGGAAGAAGAGCCTCTGGTCTTCTCATTCTGTTCCCGGAGCGGTATAGCAAAGCATCGTTGGAAGGTAAGAGagccattttatttttctttttgaagactCGGTAGGAAGAAAAATCTCACTATGTTGCTACACATCTAACAGTTGTTGCCCAATGTTTCTATACAATTTCGTCATGGAGAAACCCTTGCTTGAAGTTTGAATTGGAAAAGGCTCCTCATTTTCTACTCTGCCAAAATCATTGGCTCTAAAAGAGTAAATGCTACTAAATCTAAATCAAAGAACCCAGGAAAATTCACCAAATAAACCTTCTTTACCTCTGCATTGCAGGGGAAAAAAACCAACCCCAAAACGATTCCCGCCCCATTAAATCAGCTGCAATCAGATCTCTCTGTCAAGCTGCAAATGCACTGAACAACTGGCCACTAAATGAATGGCTCTGGTCGTGGAAATCCTTTGCTAGTGCGGCCAATGCATCTCGCAGAACCAGACCTTTTCCAGAACTTACCTCCCAACCAGCATCCACAAGATGGTGTGTCTGATGATCGTGCAATGAAGTATCTCCTAACTCAGTACACAATGCCGAATAGTCCTCCCTCATTAGCAGGGCGTTATGAAGAATCGAACAAGCGCCTACATAAGCAACTGCGGTCCTAGAATCCTCTTTAATCGGCCTGCTTAAAACACCCCAATTCCTGAGACTAGCGATAGTTTTAAGGGCAGGCATAAGCATCAAACTATGCGCTACATTGAAACAAGCCTCACATGATCCTGTCGTGGCATTCGCAAAAGGCACGATCAACCAAGGAAGCAGAGGGTACCCTACATCTCCAATTAAATACGGGTTCACATTGACCCCCTTAACATCCACAGGAGGCAAATTCAGTAACCTATCTTCCTCGATGTCTTTGAACAAACTCGATAGCCAAAGAACTCGTGACCGGGCCTTATCACCGCGAAATCCTGCAATGACACTCAGAATTCTTGAGGTGGAGTCAACGACTATTTGCGCCGCGACAGTATCATTAGGCCCGCAATCGGTGAGGATCTCAAATCTTGCACAATCAATCACACCGCAGCAATTCGGCAACCCAGTCAGCGACTCGAACCCCCTTGACACGAATTCGAGCTCGCCCGGGCTCGGGAAACCTGCCCAGAACCGGAAATTGGTGCACAGGACTCGGCACAACTGCTTGGTGCAAAACCGAGAGGCCGACTCAGAGACTCCAAACTGGCGAGCCACGTCAGAGTGGTCACTGCCGGTGGCCAGCCGGAAAAGCCCGACCCCGAGGCGGAGCTCTGGCGACAGGTTCAGCGGCGACCCAACCGGGTCGCGACAATCCAGCAACGGCTCGAGCAGGCCCGCGAGCCACTCGAAGGTGGAAGACGTCATCTTGAAAGAGCTCACGAACGAATCGGGACTCCGAGCCGGACCGAGCCCGACTCGGCGGCGGCCACTGGGTCGGCCTCCGAGCTCCGAGTCGGAGTCGTCCGTCTGATCCTCACAAGCGGGCCCAGAGTCCGGCTCTGGAGACCGGGTCCTCTTCCTTTTCCTCGAAACGGGTCGCGGAGACAAGGAGGCGGCGATCTCGTGGTGAGAGAGGAAATGGGCGATCAAAGGGAAGAGATTTGCGAACGAGTCGAAGCCGTGGGGAGAGAAAGAACTGGGATTCGAAGTCAGAGAGAGGGGGCTCGAAgaagggaagaggaggaggagcagcagcATGATCTCGGAGACGAGACAAGACAGTAAAGCTGCCAATTTTCTTGATTCCatggttttctttcttgctcgCCTCTCTCGAGACTATCGGAGAATGTGGGGGTGTTTCCGGTTCTTTCTTTTGGATCGGAAATCGAGAGGAAGAGCAGAATCTCAGAGAAggaaatcgagagagagagagagggacagagacagagagacactTGGCTCCCGTTTGATTGGCTGTTTTGGTTTGGAAGCttcccccaatttttttttatagcgcACGTGAGAGAAGTGTCTTTGTCGGAACAGCGGGAATGATTCGGCGGTGCTGCTTCGAGTGAAGTTCCCATGAGCTCGGTTTTGACCATTTTTCCCATCTTGTGGGCTGATCTCGTGGCCACGCTGTTGCCACGTCATCCGAACTGCTCTCAGTTTTTTTCGATGCATATAAAGTTGTCTGATAACTCATTCCGCTTGTTAACACTCCGATGTTCAATTTAGGgataattagataaaaaaaaatttgaattttggctAATGGGTAATATGATCTCTAAACGTTACTTCGATATACAATGCAatcctttgatttttaatttattcaatgtagtctttgaacttttagtacatattcaatttagtcatcgCTTCTATAAAAGTGTTCGGtgttgtcctttcattaatttgaGCTCAatataatattgaacattttaatATAATTTGGGGCATTACGTTGAACTGGTAACAAAAGTCcatggattacattgaacaatttaaaagttcggGAACGAGATAGCATATTGTGGACTAAAGTTCGGGAACCACATTAAGcagattaaaagtttagggaccacattgcataccatttgtgttattttccctTCAATATATTAAATTTTGTATTTCGAATTGTAAATCAATGTCTAAATAAATGGCTGTATTTAATACAACAATCAACTGTTGCTTGACTTAAATTATCAATTGTGCAAACCAGATTTAGGATAGCATTATCATTATATTTGAGCTCTATTTCTATTAATAACTAATTTGTTTTATATGGCATAGGAACTCGATTTTTGTTAGTTGTCAGTCCTTTCGAAACAAACAAGTTAATTAGATTTTGTTTGGAATTTTGCACAAATTTTACACGGTAAAGGttcctcattaaaaaaaaaattgaaggaaagtaaataaaaaaaacacctttTAACAAGACCACAAAGGATGATGAAAAATAATGCGGCAAAAGCAAAATGTATGTGAAGTTTCTCAAATTGAGGAGAAAAAAATCGTACAAATGACACGCTTATAAATTGTCGAGTCATATGCTTCTAATTATGGCGAAATTGAAGGAAATAACAAGTGTTTGTTCAGGTACATAAAACCAAATCCTGATTAAtaatgttgatgatgatgatacaTGGTTCTGGATCATTaaaatttttctctaattttaaGGGTTTACACTTATCATAATTgtacttttcttgaaaattacAAGGCTAAAGTGCATTTTGTGGAATATAATTCAAGCCGTCAAATCCTTTTGAGGAGATCTGTTTATGATATAGGAGATGGAAGGAACATCAACATGCCCATTTTACCATGTGAATTATTAGGATCTTGAtccaacgaaaaaaaaaaggggtgatTTTTGGCTTTTAGTGTGACAAGTTGCGCTAGTTTAAttggggccaaaaaaaaaatggggctAACGAGGATAGTTTATTATAATTAACCACTAATCAATATGCATATCTGACACCATTAAGTAAGAACTAGTTCTTTAGCATTAGCTAATGACAACTTGATTCGAAAggaatttgaatgattttgaatatAAAAATGTGAATATGAatatcaaaaatgaaaaaaaattctccataAAAGTAGCAGATTTGTATAACAACCGATAATATGTTGGGCTTTGCCGATAAACAGTTTTTGTGTGACTATGAGAACAACAGTATATTATGGATTGCAAATTCTTGAATGAATGGACCTCacaataattttcaaatattttttgcttatgTTTTGTAGTCTAAAAGAGGTTGTTATTCTTACGTTAAATTAAGGACTCTTGTAtaattattttcctaatatgTAACGTtgctttaacttttctttttatattgaGATTGAGATGAAataaagggtattttggtcatatGAGGAGTGCATACCAAATTTAAAAGTTGAATTTATGTATGGTATAGATTAAAGAAAGAACtaatccttttttctttttttaccggATATGTCAAATAACATACCTTTACAAGCAAAAAGAATTTACGTATGGTATagattttaaaaagaatttatcttttttttttccggagatGTTAAATAACATACCTTTACAAGCAAATTCACATTACCCGTATTtccttttgcatttaattcTTATTTATGTTGGGGATTGTGACTTGCCATAGTGGACATATTAGATATATTCGAGCCTCTAGGTTATGATttcctaattattttcatttaagACAGATAGTCAATTGCAGGAGTGGAGACTATTATGTCTTTTGTTGTTAATGTATGCAGAAATGGAAATTTCATACGACCTCAAATCAAATCATGTTATGTTTCACATATTTGACTAGAAGGGCCTTTCGTCATTTGTAAATTATCATGGTTCATGCCCACCGAAAGAAATTCAGAGAATAAGAATCTTGTCACCCAATTTCCTTAAAAAGTTTTAACTTTAGCCGGGGTCCCGACTctagctcaatttttttttatcttgtgaaAAAGACACGAACTTCAACTTGGGTCTCAATTAAATCGAAATTtattttgtcttataaaaaagtACAAACTTTTCAATCGATACTAAAATCTGAAAGAGTCAAGTTTCCGTCGAATATACGTGGAATGGCACATTAAATCTTAATGGCATCATTGGATGAAAGCTTGAGGTGGGTTAGACTTTGAAACTAATTGAAAGGTTAtgctttttatgagataaaaaaaaaatttgagccgTAATTCCGATCCAATTTAAAGGCTGttttttcatgagacaaaaaatTTCGAGCCATATAAGctaaagtttattttttttacgagacaaaggAAAATTAAGTTAGAATTGGGGCCTTGGCTAAAGTTTGTGTTTTTATATATTAGGTGAAAAAAATTTGGGTCAAAATTGCGACCTTAGGTAAAGTAAATACTTTTACAGGAATTTCTTGAATCTTGtccaattaattttaaaaattttgcgTAAATGCGACCATTGAAATCGCTGTATTGTTTACGAAACTcgttaaataatattttctatcatccttgatttttttatttccttttctttttcctcgaaAAACAATAATCGTTCATCAATTTACAAAATATGAATGTAGCAAATGGCCTTTACTTTTTCAAAGTA
It encodes the following:
- the LOC115735960 gene encoding protein ALP1-like, with amino-acid sequence MESRKLAALLSCLVSEIMLLLLLLFPSSSPLSLTSNPSSFSPHGFDSFANLFPLIAHFLSHHEIAASLSPRPVSRKRKRTRSPEPDSGPACEDQTDDSDSELGGRPSGRRRVGLGPARSPDSFVSSFKMTSSTFEWLAGLLEPLLDCRDPVGSPLNLSPELRLGVGLFRLATGSDHSDVARQFGVSESASRFCTKQLCRVLCTNFRFWAGFPSPGELEFVSRGFESLTGLPNCCGVIDCARFEILTDCGPNDTVAAQIVVDSTSRILSVIAGFRGDKARSRVLWLSSLFKDIEEDRLLNLPPVDVKGVNVNPYLIGDVGYPLLPWLIVPFANATTGSCEACFNVAHSLMLMPALKTIASLRNWGVLSRPIKEDSRTAVAYVGACSILHNALLMREDYSALCTELGDTSLHDHQTHHLVDAGWEVSSGKGLVLRDALAALAKDFHDQSHSFSGQLFSAFAA